A region from the Andrena cerasifolii isolate SP2316 chromosome 9, iyAndCera1_principal, whole genome shotgun sequence genome encodes:
- the LOC143373203 gene encoding uncharacterized protein LOC143373203 — translation MTSYDDDDDDGNECFCPRCLHPTCPHPDAAPPYDEVTHEIDNNFLSVRIPKAEREFQPGQGHDGQDNLSFDFNCADAQGEKCKKGCTKVHVIPDQQPPAKKPDEEMLSLKAIRQIMPNDNLKNTLEIEFKAPRNYIPLPDPGPPPPIIVPKQRSRSRRKRKNKRGK, via the exons ATGACGAGttacgacgatgacgacgacgacggcaacGAGTGCTTCTGCCCGCGGTGCCTTCATCCGACGTGCCCCCACCCGGACGCGGCACCACCCTACGACGAAGTTACGCACGAGATCGACAATAACTTTCTGTCCGTGAGAATACCGAAGGCCGAGAGGGAATTCCAGCCGGGGCAGGGGCACGACGGGCAGGATAATCTCAGCTTCGACTTCAATTGCGCGGACGCGCAAG gtgaaaaatgcaaaaaggGCTGCACGAAAGTTCACGTGATACCGGACCAGCAACCGCCAGCCAAGAAACCCGACGAGGAAATGCTTTCGCTCAAGGCAATAAGGCAAATTATGCCCAACGACAACCTAAAGAACACGCTCGAAATTGAATTTAAGGCGCCACGAAATTACATTCCTCTGCCCGACCCCGGTCCACCTCCGCCCATAATTGTGCCCAAGCAGAGGAGCCGCTCGAGGAGGAAGCGTAAGAATAAAAGGGGGAAATAA